The proteins below come from a single Pedobacter aquae genomic window:
- a CDS encoding S41 family peptidase, protein MMKILKLFMLSAIVLMVSCISKKEYNQALSIKHPVEALKKDYQILKTSLIEAHPGIYWYIDAAVLNHKFDSVENLLHKPLTSLEFYRYVAPLITEIKCGHTRLVYPNKKYTVAEKHILKAKGVHPFNQFKIALDDDKVWIKSVRDSSNHRLKPKMQILSIDGYPIDSIVKKANQLFSSDGFNKTLYPYIVENNFGYYYQLNFIKSDSIQLKIKEDTLVKNITLGFNKIKSSSKKVNKKLAYLGKDADGKPILNLKIDSLNKIATLKVGSFSFEQANFSKFYRQSFKKLKEQEINSLILDLRGNTGGKLSACNKLFKYLYDKAAIFNQRVEVKERYISTRKYFQNSWFYNFPFPHLTIKKDTAGFYTALRTHKALNPKKNVYKNDLYVLINGLSYSATSLLAANLQGVKRGIFIGEETGGAYNQCTAGTIPYVNLPNTKLKLRLPLKVIKPNTSQNIVGRGVFPQYEVINTFVDELNGKDYQLEKALQLIKTR, encoded by the coding sequence ATGATGAAAATCTTGAAATTATTCATGCTATCTGCTATAGTTTTGATGGTTTCATGTATATCTAAAAAAGAGTATAATCAAGCTTTAAGTATTAAACATCCTGTTGAAGCATTAAAAAAAGATTATCAAATTCTAAAAACATCTTTAATAGAAGCACATCCTGGTATTTATTGGTATATAGATGCTGCTGTTTTAAATCATAAGTTTGATAGTGTTGAAAACCTGCTGCATAAACCTTTAACTTCTTTAGAGTTTTATAGATACGTTGCTCCATTAATAACAGAAATTAAATGCGGACATACACGTTTGGTTTATCCTAATAAGAAATACACTGTAGCAGAAAAACATATATTAAAAGCAAAAGGAGTTCATCCTTTTAATCAGTTTAAAATAGCTTTAGATGATGATAAAGTTTGGATTAAATCTGTAAGAGATTCTTCAAATCATAGGCTTAAACCTAAAATGCAAATCTTAAGTATTGATGGTTATCCTATAGATAGTATCGTTAAAAAAGCAAATCAATTATTTAGTTCTGATGGTTTTAATAAAACTTTATATCCGTATATCGTAGAAAATAATTTTGGTTATTACTATCAATTAAACTTTATAAAAAGCGATAGCATCCAATTAAAAATTAAAGAAGATACACTGGTAAAAAATATCACTTTAGGGTTTAATAAAATTAAATCATCATCAAAGAAAGTAAACAAAAAACTAGCTTATTTAGGTAAAGATGCTGATGGTAAACCCATATTAAATTTAAAAATAGATAGCCTAAACAAAATAGCTACTTTAAAAGTTGGTAGCTTTAGTTTTGAGCAAGCTAATTTTAGTAAGTTTTATAGGCAATCATTTAAAAAGCTTAAAGAACAAGAAATTAACAGTTTAATTCTTGATTTAAGAGGAAATACAGGCGGAAAATTAAGTGCTTGCAATAAATTATTTAAGTATTTATATGATAAAGCAGCCATATTTAACCAAAGGGTTGAGGTTAAAGAAAGGTATATATCTACCCGTAAATATTTCCAAAATTCATGGTTTTATAACTTCCCTTTTCCACATTTAACCATAAAAAAAGATACAGCTGGTTTTTATACGGCTTTAAGAACTCATAAAGCTTTAAACCCAAAAAAGAACGTTTACAAAAATGATTTATATGTATTGATAAACGGCTTATCATACTCTGCAACTTCTTTATTGGCAGCAAACTTACAAGGTGTAAAACGAGGAATTTTTATTGGCGAAGAAACTGGTGGCGCTTATAACCAATGTACAGCAGGAACAATACCGTATGTTAACCTACCAAATACTAAACTAAAATTGCGTTTACCTTTAAAAGTTATCAAACCAAATACCTCACAAAATATAGTTGGGAGAGGTGTTTTTCCTCAGTATGAAGTAATTAACACTTTCGTGGATGAGCTAAATGGTAAAGATTATCAGCTAGAAAAAGCCTTACAACTGATAAAGACCAGGTAA
- the thiL gene encoding thiamine-phosphate kinase: MFENTQKTEIANLGEFGLIDHLTKNIKLNLDTTIKGAGDDAAVLDFKDKKTLISTDLLLENIHFDLAFTPLKHLGYKAIQVNLSDIYAMNGMASHVTVSLGFSSKFPLEAIEELYAGMLLACDKYQIDLIGGDTTSSRQGLVISVTSIGYADESDIVYRNGAQEGDLICVSGDLGGAYVGLQLLEREKQVFLANPKIQPDLEGKDYIIERQLKPEARLDIVDLLKKMEIKPTSMIDISDGLASEVLHITKQSKKGCKLYEEKFPIDPQTVEMARDFGLDPTVCALNGGEDYELLFTIKQADYDRLKHDVDISVIGYITEENAGNYLITRSGNAHELKAQGWNAFKSTES, from the coding sequence ATGTTCGAGAATACGCAGAAGACAGAAATAGCAAATTTAGGAGAGTTTGGTTTAATAGACCATTTAACAAAAAATATAAAATTAAACCTTGATACCACTATTAAAGGCGCTGGTGATGACGCAGCTGTTCTAGATTTTAAAGATAAAAAAACCTTAATTTCTACCGATTTACTTCTAGAAAACATACATTTTGATTTAGCTTTTACACCTTTAAAACACTTGGGTTATAAAGCTATCCAAGTTAACTTAAGTGATATTTATGCCATGAATGGGATGGCATCTCATGTTACCGTATCATTAGGATTTTCTAGTAAATTTCCATTAGAAGCTATAGAAGAATTATATGCTGGTATGTTACTGGCTTGTGATAAATATCAAATTGATTTAATTGGCGGAGACACCACTTCTTCCAGACAGGGTTTAGTTATCAGCGTTACCAGTATCGGTTATGCTGATGAAAGTGATATTGTTTACCGTAATGGCGCACAAGAAGGAGATTTAATTTGCGTTTCTGGCGATTTAGGTGGCGCTTATGTAGGTTTACAATTGTTAGAAAGAGAGAAACAAGTTTTTTTAGCAAATCCTAAAATTCAGCCCGATTTAGAAGGTAAAGATTATATCATAGAACGCCAGTTAAAACCAGAAGCAAGATTAGATATTGTTGATTTATTGAAGAAGATGGAAATTAAACCAACTTCTATGATAGATATATCAGACGGTTTAGCTTCCGAAGTATTACATATTACCAAACAATCTAAAAAAGGTTGTAAGTTGTATGAAGAAAAATTTCCTATAGACCCACAAACTGTAGAAATGGCTCGCGATTTTGGTTTAGATCCAACCGTGTGTGCTTTAAATGGCGGAGAAGATTATGAACTATTATTTACCATAAAACAAGCAGATTACGACCGCTTAAAACACGATGTTGATATTTCTGTCATTGGTTATATCACAGAAGAAAACGCTGGTAATTACTTAATCACTCGGTCTGGAAATGCACATGAATTAAAAGCTCAAGGTTGGAACGCTTTTAAATCTACAGAAAGCTAA
- a CDS encoding GNAT family N-acetyltransferase yields MMFIRKGSLADKEALFNLYLDVSKKQNGIARAPEEIDILFIDDVFNNIIKKEGLLFLGEERTTEKVIAAIHAHKYGIGIFDHVLTHLTILVHRDYQHQGLGTELFQRFLSEIEKHRPDIKRVELESRASNKKALRIYQKMGFKHEGVLHQKTRNIDGSFEDSYVFAWENKNFLY; encoded by the coding sequence ATGATGTTTATTAGAAAAGGTTCTTTAGCAGATAAAGAAGCACTTTTTAATTTGTATCTGGATGTTTCTAAAAAACAAAATGGCATCGCCAGAGCGCCAGAAGAAATTGATATCCTTTTTATTGATGATGTTTTTAACAATATCATTAAAAAAGAAGGTTTATTATTCTTAGGTGAAGAAAGAACAACAGAAAAAGTTATTGCTGCAATTCATGCTCATAAATACGGTATAGGAATATTTGATCATGTTTTAACCCATTTAACCATTTTGGTACATCGAGATTATCAACATCAGGGATTAGGGACTGAACTTTTTCAAAGGTTTTTAAGTGAAATAGAAAAACACCGACCAGATATTAAAAGAGTAGAGCTAGAATCAAGAGCATCTAACAAAAAAGCCTTAAGAATTTATCAAAAAATGGGTTTTAAACATGAGGGCGTCTTGCATCAAAAAACAAGAAATATAGACGGCTCTTTTGAGGATAGTTATGTTTTTGCTTGGGAGAATAAAAACTTCTTGTACTAA
- a CDS encoding M16 family metallopeptidase: protein MDHEVYRLKNGIRILLKPTVSPIGHCCLIINAGARDEEEGKPGLAHFIEHLLFKGTKKRNTNQILNRLEVVGADLNAYTTKEYTCLHASFLHEHLERSIDLLQDIAFFSTFPEVEMEKEKGVIIDEILSYEDQPEEAINDDFESLLFKGNTLGENILGTKDSVSAFKKTDILNFIARTYNTHEIVFAISGNYKAGRVWALCDKYFGIIPENKKEKQRLKPIPNPKQELIITKPINQTHCILGSHAYSFHDDKKHGLLLLNNLLGGNGMSSRLNLEIREKYGIAYTIESNYTAFSDSGIFSIYFGTDEEKANKALKLVHKELKKVREQKLGVVQLQQAKQKFIGQIALGEENRMGVLISMAKSLIDFNRVDSLEEVFAKLNAVSASEILEIANEVFNPNLLNLLMFKPEEEN, encoded by the coding sequence ATGGATCACGAAGTTTACAGATTAAAAAACGGCATTAGGATATTATTGAAACCAACGGTTTCGCCTATTGGGCATTGTTGCTTAATTATTAATGCTGGAGCAAGAGATGAAGAAGAAGGTAAACCAGGTTTAGCTCATTTTATTGAGCATTTACTATTTAAAGGCACTAAAAAACGTAATACCAACCAAATTTTAAATCGTTTAGAAGTTGTAGGGGCAGATTTAAACGCTTACACAACTAAAGAATATACTTGCTTACATGCTTCATTTTTACATGAACATTTAGAGCGCTCTATAGACTTATTACAAGATATTGCCTTTTTTTCTACGTTTCCGGAAGTAGAAATGGAAAAAGAAAAAGGCGTTATTATTGATGAAATATTAAGCTATGAAGACCAACCAGAGGAAGCTATAAATGATGACTTTGAAAGCTTGTTATTTAAAGGAAATACTTTAGGCGAAAATATTTTAGGAACTAAAGATTCTGTGTCTGCTTTCAAAAAAACAGATATTTTAAATTTTATAGCTAGAACTTATAACACACATGAAATAGTTTTCGCTATTAGCGGAAATTATAAAGCAGGCAGAGTTTGGGCTTTATGCGATAAATATTTTGGTATCATCCCAGAGAATAAAAAAGAAAAACAGCGTTTAAAACCAATTCCTAATCCTAAACAAGAACTTATCATTACTAAACCTATAAACCAAACACATTGTATTTTAGGTAGCCATGCTTATTCTTTTCATGATGATAAAAAACATGGTTTATTACTGTTAAATAATCTTCTTGGTGGTAACGGAATGAGCTCGAGGTTAAATTTAGAAATAAGAGAAAAGTACGGCATTGCTTATACTATTGAGTCTAATTATACCGCTTTTAGTGATTCTGGTATTTTCTCTATTTATTTTGGTACCGATGAAGAGAAGGCAAATAAAGCTTTAAAACTTGTACATAAAGAACTAAAAAAAGTAAGAGAACAAAAATTAGGTGTAGTACAGTTACAACAAGCTAAACAAAAATTTATTGGCCAAATTGCTTTAGGAGAAGAAAACCGCATGGGTGTTTTAATTTCTATGGCAAAAAGTTTAATAGATTTTAATAGGGTAGATTCTTTAGAAGAGGTATTTGCTAAATTAAATGCTGTTAGCGCATCAGAAATTTTAGAAATTGCTAATGAAGTTTTTAACCCTAATTTGTTAAACCTTTTGATGTTTAAACCAGAGGAAGAAAATTAG
- a CDS encoding MaoC family dehydratase, giving the protein MLVIKSHDEFASHLGKELGFSDYHTITQEQINLFSDATLDHQWIHTDTERVKTESPFKATIAHGYLTLSLIPYLWKQIVDIQNLKMEINYGIEKLRFAQAVTVNSEVRLVVTLVDIANLRGVTKATIGITLEIKDQKKAAFTGEAVFLYHFI; this is encoded by the coding sequence ATGTTAGTAATTAAGAGCCACGACGAGTTTGCGTCTCATTTAGGAAAAGAACTAGGTTTTTCTGATTATCATACCATCACCCAAGAGCAAATAAACTTATTCTCTGATGCTACTTTAGACCATCAATGGATACATACCGATACAGAAAGGGTAAAAACAGAAAGTCCGTTTAAAGCAACTATTGCTCATGGTTATCTTACTTTATCTTTAATCCCATACTTATGGAAACAAATTGTTGATATCCAAAACCTGAAAATGGAAATTAATTATGGGATAGAAAAATTGCGTTTTGCACAAGCTGTAACAGTAAATAGCGAAGTAAGATTGGTGGTTACATTGGTTGATATTGCCAATTTACGTGGTGTTACAAAAGCAACCATTGGCATAACCTTAGAAATTAAAGACCAAAAGAAAGCTGCTTTTACTGGAGAGGCCGTTTTCTTATACCATTTTATCTAA
- the hpt gene encoding hypoxanthine phosphoribosyltransferase codes for MNLTIDDKTFEPFIDANMIEKRVRLLGIQMNVDYEEKVPIFIGVLNGSFLFMADLMKEINISCEMAFVKVSSYHGETQSSGNIIEEYPLSVDIENRDIILVEDIIDTGRTLNYLIEKFKTKNPASIKVASLLLKPEALQVKIDEIAYIGFEIANDFVVGYGLDYKGLGRNTKDIYRLCSDL; via the coding sequence ATGAATTTAACCATAGACGATAAAACCTTCGAGCCTTTTATAGACGCTAACATGATAGAAAAGCGTGTGCGCTTATTAGGTATACAAATGAATGTTGATTATGAAGAGAAGGTTCCTATTTTTATTGGGGTTTTAAATGGCAGCTTTTTATTCATGGCAGATTTGATGAAGGAAATCAACATCAGTTGTGAAATGGCTTTTGTAAAAGTTTCTTCTTACCATGGCGAAACACAATCTTCAGGTAACATCATAGAAGAGTATCCTTTAAGTGTAGATATAGAAAATAGAGATATTATTCTGGTTGAGGATATTATAGATACCGGAAGAACCTTGAATTATTTGATAGAAAAGTTTAAAACTAAAAATCCGGCAAGCATTAAAGTTGCCAGTTTACTACTAAAACCAGAAGCCTTACAAGTTAAAATAGACGAGATAGCATACATAGGTTTTGAAATAGCTAACGACTTTGTGGTAGGTTATGGTTTAGATTATAAAGGACTAGGAAGAAACACGAAGGATATTTATAGGTTGTGTAGTGATTTATAA
- a CDS encoding DUF5615 family PIN-like protein — MNLSPHWVDEFNLKNIHAVHWSSVGKFDAQDVELIKWAKDNNYIIFTHDLDFGTALALNKAEKPSVIQVRTQNVTVKHLSEKVIPTIKEYNNWLEKGAMIIIDDYKMRIRVLPL; from the coding sequence ATGAATTTATCGCCTCATTGGGTTGATGAGTTCAATTTAAAAAATATACACGCTGTACATTGGTCTAGTGTTGGAAAGTTCGATGCTCAAGATGTAGAATTGATAAAGTGGGCCAAGGATAATAATTATATAATTTTTACCCATGATTTAGATTTTGGTACAGCATTAGCCTTAAATAAAGCTGAAAAACCAAGCGTTATACAGGTTAGGACTCAGAATGTAACTGTTAAACATTTAAGTGAAAAAGTTATCCCTACTATAAAAGAGTATAATAATTGGTTAGAGAAAGGCGCAATGATTATTATAGACGATTATAAAATGAGAATAAGAGTTCTTCCATTATAA
- a CDS encoding DUF433 domain-containing protein encodes MKKLTRIVLDPNVMGGKPCIKGLRVTVGTLIGLLASGLSFKDVLEMYPYLVEEDLKEALAYAAWRSEEFEAPLATA; translated from the coding sequence ATGAAAAAACTAACAAGAATAGTTTTAGATCCTAATGTTATGGGCGGAAAGCCATGCATTAAAGGTTTAAGGGTTACTGTAGGTACACTTATTGGTCTTTTAGCGTCTGGCCTTTCTTTTAAAGATGTTTTGGAAATGTATCCTTACTTAGTTGAAGAGGATTTAAAAGAGGCTCTTGCTTATGCTGCATGGCGTTCTGAAGAATTTGAAGCTCCTCTAGCTACTGCATGA
- the aspS gene encoding aspartate--tRNA ligase, which translates to MHRTHTCGELTIADLGTQVVLSGWVQKSRDLGGMTFIDVRDRYGITQLVFNADDNAEMRAKARELGREFVIKVSGTVIERTSKNPKIATGDIEIKVSELEILNAAKLPPFMIEDETDGGDELRMKYRYLDLRRNPVRNNLVLRHKMAQEIRKYLDAQNFLEVETPVLIKSTPEGARDFVVPSRMNPGEFYALPQSPQTFKQLLMVSGFDRYFQIVKCFRDEDLRADRQPEFTQIDCEMAFIEQEDILNLFEGLVRHMFKNVKNLDIQDFPRMSYDDAMRLYGSDKPDTRFGMQFVSLTPTLSEGEGEDLVKGKGFPVFDNAGLVVGINAKGCASYTRKQIDELTDFVKRPQIGATGLIYMRHNEDGTLKSSVDKFFNEEELQKWSVAFATEPGDLVLILAGENPDKVRKQLNELRLEMGNRLGLRDKNKFAPLWVLDFPLLEWDEETERYHAMHHPFTSPKPDDIAKLDTDPAAVRANAYDLVINGTEIGGGSIRIHDRALQSLMFKHLGFSPEEAQKQFGFLMEAFEYGAPPHGGIAFGFDRLVSIFAGLDTIRDVIAFPKNNSGRDVMIDSPSTIDDKQKVELHIKTTV; encoded by the coding sequence ATGCATAGAACTCATACGTGTGGCGAATTAACGATTGCCGATTTGGGAACTCAGGTTGTGTTAAGTGGTTGGGTACAAAAATCCAGAGACTTAGGAGGCATGACTTTTATTGATGTTAGAGATAGATACGGTATTACCCAATTGGTTTTTAATGCTGATGATAATGCCGAAATGAGAGCAAAAGCCCGCGAATTAGGAAGAGAGTTTGTGATAAAAGTAAGCGGTACGGTTATAGAAAGAACCAGTAAAAATCCTAAAATAGCCACCGGAGATATTGAAATTAAAGTTTCTGAGTTAGAAATTTTAAACGCTGCAAAGCTCCCTCCTTTCATGATAGAAGATGAAACCGATGGTGGAGACGAGCTAAGAATGAAATATCGTTACCTAGATTTAAGAAGAAATCCGGTACGTAATAATTTAGTACTGCGTCACAAAATGGCTCAGGAAATCAGAAAATATTTAGATGCGCAAAACTTTTTAGAAGTAGAAACACCTGTTTTAATAAAATCTACACCAGAAGGCGCCAGAGATTTTGTGGTACCAAGTCGTATGAACCCAGGCGAGTTTTATGCCTTGCCTCAATCTCCGCAAACCTTTAAGCAATTATTAATGGTTTCTGGTTTTGATAGGTATTTCCAAATTGTAAAATGTTTTAGAGATGAGGATTTAAGAGCCGATAGACAGCCTGAGTTTACCCAAATAGACTGTGAAATGGCATTTATCGAGCAAGAAGATATCCTAAATTTATTTGAAGGCTTGGTACGCCACATGTTTAAAAACGTAAAAAATCTGGATATTCAAGATTTCCCAAGAATGTCTTATGATGATGCTATGCGTTTGTATGGTTCTGATAAGCCAGATACCCGTTTTGGGATGCAGTTTGTGAGCCTCACCCCGACCCTCTCCGAAGGAGAGGGAGAAGACCTAGTTAAGGGCAAAGGTTTTCCAGTTTTTGATAATGCAGGTTTAGTTGTTGGTATCAATGCGAAAGGTTGCGCTTCTTATACACGTAAGCAAATAGATGAATTAACAGACTTTGTTAAACGTCCGCAAATTGGCGCTACAGGCTTAATTTACATGCGCCATAACGAGGATGGTACTTTAAAATCATCAGTAGATAAATTCTTTAACGAAGAAGAATTACAAAAATGGTCGGTAGCATTTGCTACAGAACCTGGCGATTTAGTATTAATTCTTGCTGGAGAAAACCCTGATAAAGTACGTAAACAGTTAAACGAGTTACGTTTAGAAATGGGTAACCGTTTAGGTTTAAGAGATAAAAATAAATTTGCACCACTTTGGGTATTAGATTTTCCTTTATTAGAGTGGGACGAAGAAACAGAGCGTTACCACGCCATGCACCATCCTTTTACATCGCCAAAACCAGACGATATTGCTAAATTAGATACAGACCCAGCAGCTGTTAGAGCCAATGCTTACGATTTGGTTATTAACGGTACCGAAATTGGTGGTGGTTCTATCCGTATACACGATAGAGCGTTACAATCACTCATGTTTAAGCATTTAGGCTTTAGCCCAGAAGAAGCTCAAAAACAATTTGGTTTTTTAATGGAAGCCTTTGAGTATGGCGCACCTCCGCATGGTGGTATTGCTTTTGGTTTTGATAGATTGGTATCCATCTTTGCAGGTTTAGACACTATACGTGATGTTATTGCATTCCCTAAAAATAACTCGGGAAGAGATGTCATGATAGATTCTCCTTCTACCATAGATGATAAACAAAAGGTAGAATTACATATCAAAACAACAGTATAA
- a CDS encoding TonB-dependent receptor: protein MAIAAPLWVAAQNAILKGKITDAATKEAMAGATVTLLDYNLQTQTDANGSFSFNKLRNGNYQVQITFLGFKPLVKAISIKDDTQVDLALEKALFLADEVIVSATRASANSATTYKNLSKADIEKNNLGQDLPFLLNQTPSVVVTSDAGAGIGYTGIRIRGSDATRINVTINGIPYNDTESQGTFWVNLPDFASSVDNIQIQRGVGTSTNGAGAFGASLNIQTSTRYDSAFAEVNNSIGSFGTIKNTLKVGTGLINGKFSIDGRLSRIKSDGFIDRGFSDLKSFYVSGAYYGKSSILRANVFSGAEQTYQSWYGVPEAKLRGSQADLLTHYFNNLGSTYFTQQDSLNLFNSNPRKYNSYLYDNQTDNYQQDHYQLLYAKEINSQLSFNGALHYTRGRGYYEEFKHQEDFEDYGFAPFLIGAETIDKTDLIRRRWLDNDFYGLTYSLNYKPSKALDFTLGGAYNEYKGAHFGEVIWARFAQLDNNKQRYYDNDATKTDFNVFGKATYSLNNFSIYTDLQYRRVNYSFLGFNNAGNNVQQRDILNFFNPKLGLTYQIDKISNVYASFARANKEPNRDDYTESTPGSRPLAERLDNVEIGYRYLRKNVTAGFNLYGMFYKDQLILTGEVNDVGAYVRDNVDRSYRIGAEFDAKWQISNQLSWATTATLSQNRIKRFSEFFDVYDASFDYLGQRENQYTNTDIAFSPSFIASNEFAYKPIKALEIALLTKYVSDQYLDNTSNNARKLDAFFVNDLRLSHNLNFRGVKNVNLSLLVNNIFNEKFESNGYTFGYILDNNLITENYYYPQAGTNFLLSLSAKF from the coding sequence ATGGCAATTGCTGCTCCATTGTGGGTGGCTGCCCAAAATGCTATTTTAAAAGGTAAAATAACCGATGCTGCCACTAAAGAAGCCATGGCAGGTGCAACGGTTACTTTATTAGATTACAATTTACAAACCCAAACTGATGCAAATGGAAGTTTTAGCTTCAATAAACTAAGAAACGGAAATTACCAAGTGCAGATTACTTTTTTAGGTTTCAAGCCCTTAGTAAAAGCCATCAGCATAAAAGACGATACACAAGTTGATTTAGCTTTAGAGAAAGCTTTGTTTTTGGCTGATGAGGTTATTGTAAGTGCTACCAGAGCATCGGCAAACTCGGCAACTACCTATAAAAACTTAAGCAAAGCCGATATTGAAAAGAATAATTTAGGACAAGATTTACCTTTCCTACTTAACCAAACGCCATCTGTTGTGGTAACATCAGATGCAGGTGCGGGTATTGGCTATACAGGTATCCGTATTCGTGGTTCTGATGCCACACGTATCAACGTTACGATTAACGGTATTCCTTATAATGATACCGAAAGCCAAGGTACTTTTTGGGTAAACTTACCAGATTTTGCTTCATCAGTAGATAATATCCAAATACAGAGAGGTGTTGGAACTTCTACCAACGGAGCGGGAGCTTTTGGTGCAAGCTTAAATATCCAAACCTCAACCCGTTACGATTCTGCTTTTGCCGAGGTTAATAATTCTATTGGTTCTTTCGGGACCATTAAAAATACTTTAAAAGTGGGTACAGGTCTTATCAATGGTAAGTTTAGTATTGATGGTCGTTTATCAAGAATTAAATCTGATGGTTTTATTGATAGAGGATTTTCTGATTTAAAGTCTTTTTACGTTTCTGGGGCTTATTATGGCAAATCAAGTATTTTAAGAGCCAATGTATTTTCTGGGGCCGAGCAAACTTACCAATCTTGGTACGGTGTACCGGAGGCTAAATTAAGAGGAAGCCAAGCAGATTTATTAACGCATTATTTTAATAATCTAGGTTCAACTTATTTTACACAGCAAGATTCTTTAAATCTTTTTAACTCAAATCCACGTAAGTATAATAGTTATTTGTATGATAATCAGACTGATAATTATCAGCAAGACCATTATCAATTGCTATATGCAAAAGAAATAAATAGCCAGTTATCTTTTAACGGAGCTTTACATTATACACGTGGTAGAGGTTATTATGAAGAGTTTAAACATCAAGAAGATTTTGAAGATTATGGTTTTGCGCCTTTTCTGATTGGTGCAGAAACTATTGATAAAACAGATTTAATAAGACGCCGTTGGTTAGATAATGATTTTTACGGATTAACTTATTCTTTAAATTATAAGCCAAGTAAAGCTTTAGATTTTACTTTAGGCGGTGCTTATAATGAATACAAAGGAGCACATTTTGGCGAAGTTATTTGGGCCAGATTTGCCCAGCTAGACAATAACAAACAACGTTATTATGATAACGATGCTACTAAAACAGACTTTAACGTTTTTGGTAAAGCAACTTACAGTCTCAATAATTTTAGTATTTATACCGATTTACAATACAGAAGAGTAAATTACTCTTTCTTAGGTTTTAATAATGCAGGCAATAATGTACAGCAAAGGGATATCCTAAACTTTTTCAATCCAAAATTGGGTTTAACCTATCAAATAGATAAAATAAGTAATGTTTATGCATCTTTTGCTAGGGCCAACAAAGAACCTAATAGAGATGATTATACCGAGTCTACGCCAGGCAGCAGACCCTTGGCAGAAAGATTAGATAACGTAGAAATAGGCTATCGTTACCTAAGAAAAAATGTAACAGCAGGTTTTAACCTTTACGGGATGTTTTACAAAGACCAATTGATTTTAACGGGCGAGGTAAATGATGTTGGCGCTTATGTAAGAGATAATGTTGATAGAAGCTACCGTATAGGTGCCGAGTTTGACGCTAAATGGCAAATATCTAATCAGCTAAGTTGGGCAACCACAGCCACTTTAAGCCAAAATAGAATTAAAAGGTTTAGCGAGTTTTTTGATGTTTACGATGCTAGTTTTGATTATCTGGGACAAAGAGAAAACCAATACACCAATACGGATATTGCCTTTTCGCCTTCTTTTATTGCCTCTAATGAGTTTGCTTACAAACCTATTAAAGCTTTGGAAATTGCTTTGTTAACCAAATATGTAAGTGATCAATATTTAGATAATACCAGTAATAATGCTCGCAAATTAGATGCTTTCTTTGTTAACGATTTAAGATTGAGTCATAATCTTAATTTTAGAGGTGTTAAAAATGTAAACCTAAGTTTATTGGTTAATAATATCTTTAACGAAAAGTTTGAAAGTAACGGATATACTTTTGGATATATTCTAGATAATAACTTAATCACAGAAAATTATTACTACCCGCAAGCTGGAACTAATTTCTTGCTAAGCTTAAGCGCTAAGTTTTAA